A stretch of the Sulfurihydrogenibium subterraneum DSM 15120 genome encodes the following:
- the kdpC gene encoding potassium-transporting ATPase subunit KdpC → MWKTFRIYIFLFVITGLIYPLVITGLAHLLFKEKAKGSIIYKDGKPAGSELIAQPFVSRGLFWSRPSAVDYNPLSSGGSNLAPTSPKLYKQVSQRVKLFKGKPVSSYLVFASGSGFNPHLPPSAVYFQIKRVSKETGLPEEELKKLIEKHTEGRTLGLMGQERVNILKLNMELLKLMEISTHGRP, encoded by the coding sequence ATGTGGAAAACCTTTAGAATTTATATCTTCTTATTCGTCATAACTGGGTTGATATACCCTCTCGTGATTACTGGTCTTGCCCATCTCCTTTTTAAGGAAAAGGCAAAGGGAAGCATAATTTATAAAGATGGCAAACCCGCAGGTTCTGAGCTTATAGCCCAGCCCTTTGTCAGCAGAGGACTCTTCTGGAGTAGACCATCCGCAGTGGACTATAACCCCCTCAGCAGTGGGGGTTCCAACTTGGCACCTACCAGCCCTAAACTTTACAAACAGGTAAGCCAAAGAGTAAAGCTTTTCAAAGGAAAGCCCGTGTCTTCTTACCTGGTTTTTGCCTCAGGAAGCGGTTTTAACCCACACCTCCCACCTTCCGCTGTATACTTTCAGATAAAGAGGGTTTCAAAAGAGACGGGACTGCCAGAAGAAGAGCTGAAAAAGCTTATAGAGAAGCACACCGAGGGTAGGACCCTTGGCTTAATGGGACAGGAAAGGGTAAACATACTGAAGCTAAACATGGAACTTTTAAAACTCATGGAGATTAGCACTCATGGAAGACCTTGA
- the kdpB gene encoding potassium-transporting ATPase subunit KdpB — protein MKKRDVSVFSRDILFEALIDSFRKLNPLELWRNPVIFLVEVASLIITIEFFLELSKVKRGLAWFSGWTVFWLWLTVIFSNFAESLSEIRGKARAESLKSYKTTIMAKKLESPDPNAPFVEVPSTELKKGDFVLVQEGELIPGKGEIVVGAALVNEAAVTGESTPVLREASSDRSAVLGGTKVVAGNIVVRITANPGETFLDKMISMIEGAKRRKTLNEIALEVLLVSLTVVFLLVAFNARAISEYLVAVSNRGEPMSLAVLASIFVSLAPTTIAALLPAIGIAGMDRLFRRNVIALSGRAIEAAGDANVLLLDKTGTITLGNRMASEFIPVGNHSFEDCIWTAMIASIADETPEGKSIMELAKKTLGVRSDALPRNVKVIPFSSETKMSGVEVDGHSYRKGAFSAVKDYIQKIGGEVPHEVEVVVAKIAMSGGTPLVVVKDKEVIGVVALKDVLKQGIKARLARLRSMGIKSIMITGDNPLTAAAIAKEAGVDDFVAEAKPEDKLKLVKELQAQGYVVAMTGDGTNDAPALAQADVSVAMNAGTQDAREAANIIDLDSDPSKLLDIVEVGKNMLITRGTLTTFSIDNDIAKYFVIVPESVAPIYPDLNKLNILHLENPYIAILSAVIFNALVIPALTPLALKGAFYKSIPPSRLFLYNLLVYGLGGIIAPFVFIKLIYHLIELFVR, from the coding sequence ATGAAAAAACGGGATGTATCTGTATTTAGCAGGGATATTCTATTTGAAGCATTGATAGATTCCTTTAGGAAACTAAATCCCTTAGAGCTCTGGCGCAACCCTGTAATCTTTCTCGTTGAGGTGGCAAGCCTGATAATAACTATTGAGTTCTTCCTGGAGCTTTCCAAAGTTAAAAGAGGTCTTGCGTGGTTTAGCGGATGGACCGTTTTCTGGCTGTGGCTTACGGTGATATTTTCTAACTTTGCGGAAAGTCTTTCGGAAATCAGAGGAAAGGCAAGGGCTGAATCTCTAAAAAGCTATAAAACTACCATCATGGCAAAAAAGCTGGAGAGTCCAGACCCAAACGCTCCCTTTGTAGAAGTACCCTCTACAGAGCTGAAAAAGGGAGATTTTGTGCTGGTGCAGGAGGGAGAGCTAATCCCTGGCAAAGGTGAGATAGTGGTGGGTGCTGCCCTTGTAAACGAGGCTGCAGTTACAGGAGAGTCTACACCGGTTTTAAGAGAGGCAAGCTCTGACAGGAGCGCAGTTTTGGGAGGCACCAAGGTGGTGGCCGGAAACATAGTGGTGCGTATCACCGCAAACCCTGGAGAGACCTTCCTGGACAAGATGATAAGCATGATAGAGGGGGCGAAACGCAGAAAAACCCTTAATGAGATTGCTCTTGAGGTACTTTTGGTATCTCTGACCGTTGTATTTCTCCTGGTGGCCTTCAACGCTCGGGCTATTTCAGAGTATCTTGTTGCTGTCAGCAATAGGGGAGAGCCTATGTCTCTTGCTGTGCTGGCTTCCATTTTTGTGAGTCTTGCACCCACCACCATAGCGGCACTCCTGCCAGCCATAGGTATTGCGGGTATGGATAGGCTGTTTAGAAGAAATGTGATAGCTCTCTCCGGAAGAGCCATAGAGGCAGCAGGAGATGCCAACGTTCTGCTTCTGGATAAGACGGGAACTATAACACTAGGCAACCGTATGGCTTCAGAGTTTATACCCGTTGGTAATCACAGCTTTGAGGATTGTATCTGGACAGCTATGATAGCTTCCATAGCGGACGAGACTCCAGAAGGTAAGAGTATAATGGAACTTGCCAAAAAAACCCTCGGAGTGCGCTCGGACGCTCTTCCCAGAAATGTTAAGGTCATCCCCTTCTCATCAGAAACCAAGATGAGCGGTGTGGAGGTAGACGGACACAGCTACCGTAAGGGAGCCTTTAGCGCGGTAAAAGACTACATCCAAAAAATTGGAGGAGAGGTGCCTCACGAGGTGGAAGTTGTGGTGGCAAAGATAGCCATGTCGGGAGGAACCCCACTGGTGGTGGTAAAGGACAAAGAAGTAATTGGAGTGGTGGCTCTAAAAGATGTTCTCAAACAAGGCATAAAGGCAAGGCTTGCCAGACTCAGAAGCATGGGCATAAAGTCAATAATGATTACGGGAGACAATCCCCTTACTGCCGCTGCCATAGCCAAGGAAGCAGGAGTGGATGATTTTGTGGCTGAGGCAAAGCCGGAGGACAAGCTAAAACTCGTGAAAGAGCTCCAGGCTCAGGGTTATGTAGTTGCCATGACGGGGGACGGGACCAACGATGCGCCAGCCCTTGCACAGGCAGATGTGTCAGTTGCCATGAACGCAGGAACTCAGGATGCAAGAGAAGCTGCCAACATAATAGACTTAGACTCAGACCCATCCAAACTACTTGACATCGTGGAAGTAGGCAAAAACATGCTTATCACCAGAGGTACCCTCACCACCTTTTCCATAGATAACGATATAGCCAAGTACTTTGTAATAGTTCCTGAATCAGTTGCACCCATCTATCCAGACCTTAATAAATTAAACATTCTGCACCTTGAAAATCCATACATAGCCATCCTGTCTGCGGTCATTTTCAACGCTCTGGTGATTCCAGCTTTAACCCCTCTGGCACTGAAAGGAGCCTTTTACAAGTCCATACCTCCCAGCAGGTTGTTTCTCTACAACCTTCTGGTCTACGGTCTTGGTGGGATAATAGCTCCCTTCGTGTTTATAAAGCTCATATATCATCTTATAGAACTCTTTGTGAGGTAA
- the galE gene encoding UDP-glucose 4-epimerase GalE produces MNILITGGAGYIGSHVVKQLLEETDYKITIIDNLSTGSIKTIKTLRDIAKLSNKDNNLDFIEADLSNFSLIEGIIKAKKFDAVIHFAASIIVPESVKNPIKYYMNNTVNTTNLIKLCIENNVNKFIFSSTAAVYGQPDEIPVKETTPTKPINPYGMSKLMSETVLKDCGLAYPEFKYVILRYFNVAGADIKIRIGQRFPNATHLIKVAAETAVGKREKMYIFGTDYPTKDGTCIRDYIHVDDLAEAHIKALEYLNDNNSDVFNCGYGYGYSVLEVINTMKEVSGVDFKVEITGRREGDPAILIADNSKIKEKMKWQPKYNDLKLICKTALEWEKKLLKEEV; encoded by the coding sequence ATGAATATTTTAATAACTGGAGGAGCTGGATACATAGGAAGTCATGTTGTTAAACAGTTATTAGAAGAAACAGATTATAAAATCACTATTATAGATAACTTATCCACTGGTTCAATAAAAACAATCAAAACTTTAAGAGATATAGCAAAATTAAGCAATAAAGATAATAATTTAGATTTTATAGAAGCTGATTTAAGTAATTTTTCTCTGATAGAAGGAATAATCAAAGCAAAAAAGTTTGATGCTGTTATACATTTTGCAGCAAGTATAATTGTTCCAGAAAGTGTAAAAAATCCCATAAAGTATTATATGAATAACACAGTAAACACAACAAATTTAATTAAGCTATGTATAGAAAATAATGTTAACAAATTTATTTTTTCTTCTACAGCTGCTGTTTATGGTCAGCCAGATGAAATACCAGTCAAAGAAACAACCCCAACAAAACCTATAAATCCTTATGGTATGAGTAAGCTTATGAGTGAAACTGTATTAAAAGACTGTGGTTTAGCCTATCCAGAATTTAAATATGTGATTCTTAGATACTTTAACGTAGCTGGTGCTGACATAAAAATTAGAATAGGTCAAAGATTTCCAAATGCAACTCATCTAATAAAAGTTGCAGCTGAAACAGCTGTTGGAAAAAGAGAAAAAATGTACATTTTTGGAACAGATTATCCAACCAAAGATGGAACTTGTATAAGAGATTACATACATGTAGATGACTTAGCAGAAGCTCACATTAAAGCTTTAGAGTATTTAAACGATAATAATAGTGATGTATTTAACTGTGGTTATGGCTATGGATACTCTGTTTTAGAGGTTATAAATACTATGAAAGAAGTTTCAGGTGTAGACTTTAAAGTGGAAATTACAGGTAGAAGAGAAGGAGACCCAGCTATTTTAATAGCTGATAATTCTAAAATAAAAGAAAAAATGAAATGGCAACCTAAATATAATGATTTGAAACTTATTTGTAAAACAGCTTTAGAGTGGGAAAAAAAGTTGTTAAAGGAGGAGGTTTAA